The following DNA comes from Microbacterium terregens.
ACCGGGCCGTTCGTGGCTCTCGTGCATCTGAAGCTCGGCAGCGTGCGGGTCGACGTGGGCGATGTCGTAGCGGCGTGCGATCAGGTGGGGGAGTGCGGCAACTCGGGCAACAGCACCGAGCCGTGCGTGCATGTCCAGGTCACCGACTCCATGGAGTGGAGCCGAGCGCGCGGGTTGCCGATCGTGTTCCGTGCGTATCGCAGCGTCACCACCGGCGCCGTCGTCGAGCGCGGGATGCCGGGCGAGCGCGAGATCGTCGAGCCGGTCGTCTCCGCGGGGTCGCCGCCGGATCCGCGCGCGCGCGAGTAGGCTCGCATTCATGGGCAGGTTCATTTACGACACGATGGCAAACTCGGTCGACATCGACGACCGGACGTTGGCGCATCTTCGCATCGTGGTGATGAACAAGCTGCGTCGCACAGAGGCTTTCATGTTCGACGTCGAGGTCGGCGACGGCAGTGGCCGGCGCAGCTTCTGGATGCACCCGTCTGTGCCGATCCAGTTCCACTTCTTCGGCAGCCGCAACCCGCGCATCAATCGCGCGTGGATCGAAGAACTGATGCAGGCCGCGAGCGGTCCGAACGGCCTGACGATCACGCCGGAGCCGTCGGAGGACACTCCCATCGAGGAGTGACGCTCGTCGGCAGCCGCGAGCGGTCAGTTCTCGGTGTGCGCGGGAAGCTCTGACGTCTGCAGCACGTCGTGGCCGGTGGCCAGGCTCGACCCGCCTACCTCATTGCCCCCGACCGTGAGCTTGTCGATCGACAGCTCCTCGACTTCGACCTTGCCCACCGCGAGTGCGGGCTCACTCGCCTCGATGACCTCCACCGGGCCGGTGTCGAAGTGCTCGGCGATGAGCGTGATGCCGCCCGACGAGTTCGCCGAGCTCG
Coding sequences within:
- a CDS encoding ATP-dependent DNA ligase; this translates as MGRFIYDTMANSVDIDDRTLAHLRIVVMNKLRRTEAFMFDVEVGDGSGRRSFWMHPSVPIQFHFFGSRNPRINRAWIEELMQAASGPNGLTITPEPSEDTPIEE